Proteins co-encoded in one Methylomonas albis genomic window:
- a CDS encoding class I SAM-dependent methyltransferase produces MTYATITTETYGAVLHECVACGGGKIGFWRQKDYLYTDSASGKAFQIYRCDCCGTGFLNQPPHRQWLQAIYQYSGQALTQAITLDEVLDREAVFPNCTVDAKRMALQADTLNKSGNQQALDIGSGFGFYTRALRLLGYSTVSINPGQYENRVFQDLNGDEPLPIMFEQYQTEQAFGVVVMSQVLEHILEPDRTIAKVAGLLESCGVLACAVPNYASFLVKLLGTKENACLWVPEHVNYFTEQGLKSLLERNGLKVIKTEQVTRIQYNALSRRLGLSGGLARLADTLVKYAQIPFAALMDVLGWGIYLNVYAVKQ; encoded by the coding sequence ATGACATACGCAACAATTACAACAGAGACTTACGGCGCCGTGCTGCACGAATGCGTGGCTTGCGGCGGGGGAAAAATCGGTTTTTGGCGGCAAAAAGACTATCTATACACCGACAGTGCCAGCGGCAAGGCGTTTCAGATTTATCGCTGCGATTGCTGCGGCACCGGGTTTTTGAATCAGCCGCCACATCGGCAATGGTTGCAAGCCATCTATCAATACTCCGGTCAGGCACTGACGCAGGCTATTACCCTGGATGAAGTATTGGACAGAGAAGCGGTATTTCCTAACTGCACCGTGGACGCTAAGCGCATGGCGCTGCAGGCCGACACGTTGAACAAATCCGGCAATCAGCAGGCTTTGGATATTGGTTCCGGGTTTGGCTTTTATACCCGCGCTTTGCGCCTGTTGGGTTATAGCACCGTCAGTATCAATCCCGGTCAGTATGAAAATCGGGTGTTCCAGGATTTAAACGGTGACGAGCCTTTGCCCATCATGTTTGAGCAGTATCAGACGGAGCAAGCCTTTGGGGTGGTGGTCATGTCGCAGGTGTTGGAACACATACTGGAACCGGATCGCACTATTGCCAAGGTCGCCGGTTTGCTGGAAAGCTGCGGTGTGCTGGCGTGTGCGGTACCGAACTACGCGTCGTTTTTGGTCAAACTGCTGGGCACCAAGGAGAACGCCTGTCTGTGGGTGCCGGAACACGTCAATTACTTTACCGAGCAAGGTCTGAAAAGTTTGCTGGAACGCAATGGCTTAAAGGTGATTAAAACCGAGCAAGTCACCCGAATTCAATATAACGCGCTATCCAGGCGTTTGGGTCTGAGTGGCGGCTTGGCAAGGCTGGCTGACACCTTGGTGAAGTATGCGCAGATACCGTTCGCAGCATTAATGGATGTGTTGGGCTGGGGCATTTACCTGAACGTTTATGCGGTGAAGCAATAA
- a CDS encoding lipopolysaccharide biosynthesis protein, which produces MLKRSKLFGEAFWALFGQAASALALLLGTRLLTELVNPVVYGQVALLNGFVALGVAVFSYPFICAGMRIVPECESVGERSALHAAVAGLTLQTTMLAVGLLMLGGFAYGYFADGNSMLFLLAGVLLAMTVQRELGIQLAIGERKQRLASLWQTSDSVLRPALAIALVWWLGGNPEWVLLGYIAASLLSNLVWIFVKRRSAMRIQATVSRSFRHEVWVYALPLIPMEIIFWINGLGDRYVIGYMLTAADVGLYAATYMIVNEAFNRSAMVLLRTFQPAYFQAFSAQQLQKAFSILWVWIASVAALGALGLLLLLLTKDWVASVVLAKSYHAAVDLMLAMALGCALHALGTAVAQPLLAHKRTKTLLKGRLCGAVTAAITIPALVSQFGLPGAAWANPVYFGIEALVLALLAKPWRSVHGAGLGNFQKLVQEPLAADV; this is translated from the coding sequence GTGTTGAAACGATCCAAATTATTTGGCGAGGCCTTTTGGGCCTTGTTCGGCCAGGCGGCATCGGCGCTGGCCTTATTGCTGGGTACGCGTTTATTGACCGAACTGGTCAATCCGGTTGTATACGGCCAAGTGGCGTTGTTGAACGGTTTTGTCGCATTGGGCGTGGCGGTGTTTTCTTATCCATTTATCTGCGCCGGTATGCGTATCGTCCCGGAATGCGAATCCGTCGGCGAGCGCAGCGCTTTACATGCCGCCGTCGCCGGTTTGACGCTGCAAACCACTATGTTGGCCGTTGGTTTACTGATGCTGGGTGGCTTTGCCTACGGCTATTTTGCCGATGGTAACAGCATGTTGTTTTTGTTGGCCGGGGTATTGTTGGCGATGACGGTGCAGCGCGAACTGGGCATACAGTTGGCGATTGGCGAACGCAAACAGCGCTTGGCCAGTCTTTGGCAAACCAGTGACAGCGTGTTAAGGCCCGCATTGGCGATTGCGCTGGTCTGGTGGCTGGGCGGTAATCCGGAATGGGTGTTGCTGGGTTATATCGCGGCCAGCTTGCTGTCCAACTTGGTGTGGATCTTTGTGAAACGCCGTAGCGCGATGCGGATTCAAGCGACCGTTAGCCGCTCTTTCCGCCACGAAGTCTGGGTTTATGCCTTGCCTTTAATTCCAATGGAAATAATTTTTTGGATCAACGGTTTGGGTGATCGCTATGTGATCGGCTATATGCTCACAGCCGCCGATGTGGGCTTGTATGCGGCGACTTATATGATCGTTAACGAAGCCTTCAACCGCAGTGCGATGGTGTTGTTGCGCACGTTTCAGCCCGCGTATTTTCAAGCCTTTTCCGCACAACAATTGCAAAAGGCCTTTTCGATTTTATGGGTCTGGATCGCCAGCGTCGCGGCCTTGGGTGCGCTTGGTTTATTGCTGTTGCTGCTGACCAAGGATTGGGTGGCGTCAGTGGTGTTGGCAAAATCCTATCATGCGGCAGTCGATTTAATGCTGGCCATGGCGCTGGGCTGTGCTTTGCATGCCTTGGGTACGGCGGTGGCGCAACCGCTGCTGGCGCATAAACGCACCAAAACCTTGTTGAAAGGGCGATTGTGCGGGGCGGTGACGGCGGCGATTACGATTCCGGCGCTGGTCAGCCAATTCGGTTTGCCTGGCGCGGCCTGGGCCAATCCGGTTTATTTCGGTATCGAAGCCTTGGTGCTGGCGCTGTTGGCAAAACCTTGGCGGTCGGTTCATGGCGCCGGGCTTGGGAATTTTCAAAAATTGGTACAAGAGCCGCTCGCGGCTGATGTTTAA